In Dolichospermum flos-aquae CCAP 1403/13F, the following proteins share a genomic window:
- a CDS encoding DUF6391 domain-containing protein, whose protein sequence is MNTAYLDESSSFSFDFLAPHPSQDADLLQQLSFIPGLKEILMLRQVHALEHATVWVLGDNKKPYSPPGTSTNTQLDDELLGGLSTEQGFFLYGDVNINDLRRAVTLAKHRLTSGEWDLAIHPRCGTNVSVAMLLTAGLSVTVPFMLPFRPIEQLIGLGLAATAAAGIAPDLGMLTQRYITTSIPFNLAVENITIARDFWGKESHFVKVSWEK, encoded by the coding sequence ATGAATACTGCTTATTTGGACGAATCATCTTCCTTTAGCTTTGACTTTCTTGCACCTCACCCCAGCCAAGATGCTGATTTACTCCAACAGCTATCTTTTATTCCTGGGTTGAAAGAAATTCTCATGTTACGTCAAGTTCACGCTCTAGAACACGCTACGGTTTGGGTATTAGGGGACAATAAAAAACCCTATTCACCACCAGGAACAAGCACTAATACGCAATTAGATGATGAATTATTAGGTGGTTTGTCTACCGAACAGGGATTTTTTCTATATGGTGATGTGAATATTAATGATTTGCGCCGCGCGGTAACATTAGCTAAACATCGTCTTACCAGTGGAGAATGGGATTTAGCTATACATCCCCGTTGTGGCACAAATGTATCTGTGGCTATGTTATTAACTGCTGGACTATCGGTAACTGTACCTTTTATGTTGCCGTTTCGACCAATTGAACAACTTATTGGCTTAGGTTTAGCAGCAACGGCCGCAGCGGGAATTGCACCGGATTTAGGAATGCTCACTCAGCGTTATATTACAACTTCTATCCCTTTTAATTTGGCTGTTGAAAATATTACTATTGCTCGTGATTTTTGGGGAAAGGAAAGTCATTTTGTTAAGGTATCTTGGGAAAAATAG
- a CDS encoding RNA-guided endonuclease InsQ/TnpB family protein — translation MRTSYQYRLKPTKEQAEKIDKILDMLRCQYNYQLAQRFNWYEANRSPLDRCSIFVCHLPELKNKPNRFSQQASLTQLKKDRPWYRDIHSQVLQEVPKKVELAFDRWLKGDSKGKKSGRPRFKGVGQYKTFTFPQFKQHHFVNNKITLSKIGDVKVIVHRQIPDGFEIKTVSVTKKADGYYVTLSLDDKTVPTIKPDFNANNIIGIDVGLIDFIVTSDDERIAAPKFLRKAERKLKSAQRRVSRRNKNSNRRKKAIKKLGIQHKKVSDTRKDFHFKTANNLLKKYDVIAVEKLNIKGLARTRLAKSINDAGWGQFISILTVKAVNAGLKVIAVNPNGTSQECSSCDALSLPKGGHKVKKPLSQRMHNCPICHASLCRDLNAAINIKNRGTHGLKAQSMSS, via the coding sequence ATGAGAACATCTTACCAATACCGATTAAAACCAACAAAAGAACAAGCGGAAAAAATTGATAAAATACTAGATATGCTGCGTTGTCAGTACAATTATCAACTTGCTCAACGGTTTAATTGGTATGAGGCAAATCGCTCTCCTCTTGATAGATGTTCCATTTTCGTTTGTCATTTACCAGAGTTAAAAAATAAACCTAATCGCTTTAGTCAGCAAGCATCATTAACCCAACTTAAAAAAGACCGACCTTGGTACAGAGATATTCATTCTCAAGTGCTACAAGAAGTGCCTAAAAAAGTTGAATTAGCTTTTGATAGATGGTTGAAAGGTGATAGCAAAGGCAAAAAATCTGGTAGACCTAGATTTAAAGGTGTTGGACAATACAAAACATTTACGTTTCCTCAATTCAAGCAACATCACTTTGTCAATAACAAGATTACGCTGTCTAAAATAGGAGATGTAAAGGTAATTGTTCATCGTCAAATCCCCGACGGGTTTGAGATTAAAACTGTGTCTGTCACTAAAAAAGCAGATGGGTATTATGTAACTTTAAGCCTTGACGACAAAACAGTTCCAACAATTAAACCTGATTTTAATGCTAATAATATTATTGGTATTGATGTCGGATTAATTGATTTTATTGTCACCTCAGACGATGAAAGAATTGCCGCCCCTAAGTTTTTACGTAAAGCTGAACGTAAATTAAAATCTGCACAACGTCGCGTTTCTCGCAGAAACAAAAATTCTAACCGACGTAAAAAAGCGATTAAAAAACTGGGTATTCAACACAAGAAAGTATCAGATACCCGCAAAGATTTCCACTTTAAAACAGCAAACAATTTACTCAAAAAGTACGATGTTATTGCTGTAGAAAAGTTAAATATAAAAGGACTCGCTAGAACAAGGTTGGCTAAAAGTATTAATGACGCTGGTTGGGGACAATTTATTTCGATACTAACAGTCAAAGCCGTAAATGCTGGACTAAAAGTAATCGCTGTAAATCCAAACGGTACAAGCCAAGAATGCTCTAGTTGCGATGCCCTGAGCTTGCCGAAGGGTGGTCACAAAGTTAAAAAGCCGCTATCCCAAAGAATGCACAATTGCCCTATCTGCCATGCAAGTTTGTGCAGGGATCTAAATGCGGCTATAAATATCAAGAACCGTGGGACACACGGTCTTAAAGCTCAGTCAATGTCTTCATAG
- a CDS encoding FKBP-type peptidyl-prolyl cis-trans isomerase — translation MLVCVGVLVFTQISGQKDTAITAIGNSSPAQPTTTVTQENNTLIKSNTMSEAKVVTTDSGLKYVELVEGTGAIPQTGQTVEVHYIGTLKDGTKFDSSRDRGKPFSFKIGVGQVIKGWDEGVITMKVGGRRQLIIPEQLGYGARGAGGVIPPYSTLIFDVELLGIK, via the coding sequence ATGCTGGTATGTGTTGGCGTTTTAGTATTTACCCAAATTAGTGGTCAAAAAGATACTGCAATCACTGCAATCGGTAATTCTTCCCCAGCACAACCAACCACCACTGTCACTCAAGAAAACAATACTCTAATCAAGAGCAATACTATGTCTGAAGCTAAAGTTGTTACTACCGACTCTGGATTAAAATATGTGGAACTAGTCGAGGGAACGGGCGCAATTCCCCAAACTGGCCAAACCGTTGAGGTTCACTATATCGGTACTTTAAAAGATGGGACTAAATTTGATAGCTCGCGCGATCGCGGTAAACCCTTTAGCTTTAAAATTGGTGTAGGACAAGTAATTAAAGGTTGGGACGAAGGCGTAATCACTATGAAAGTAGGTGGCCGTCGCCAATTAATTATCCCTGAACAATTAGGTTATGGTGCCCGTGGTGCTGGTGGTGTGATTCCCCCCTACTCTACTTTAATTTTTGATGTGGAATTGTTAGGCATTAAATAG
- a CDS encoding phasin family protein, with translation MDSNNWLQQLMMLGIGTTSLVADKLKEVSDELVKDGKLNPEQAKAVMDDLVTQLQSEQGNWDEQMHRQMRNMMQDLGVARQSEVDELRGRIDRLERQVRDLENKLWR, from the coding sequence ATGGATAGTAACAATTGGTTGCAACAGTTAATGATGTTGGGTATTGGCACAACTTCTTTAGTTGCAGACAAACTGAAAGAAGTCAGTGATGAACTGGTTAAAGACGGTAAACTCAATCCTGAGCAAGCTAAGGCGGTAATGGATGATCTTGTTACCCAATTACAGTCTGAACAAGGTAATTGGGATGAGCAAATGCACCGACAAATGCGGAATATGATGCAGGACTTGGGAGTTGCCCGTCAGTCAGAAGTAGATGAATTACGGGGAAGAATTGACCGTTTAGAGCGTCAGGTTCGGGATTTGGAAAATAAGCTGTGGCGCTAA
- a CDS encoding methylmalonic aciduria and homocystinuria type D protein, translated as MVSYPPVCISQPSCPIHLVGKTGQAVEISIHTPSPYICANCEQILPDWKQQQFLWVVVVLQQSQYSLEEMTTETEIEKEKLREKFMRFGCDLAFNLRDRGYLTDLIDPRTGYPLLSHSGLVPHDDTAVAQALLKYPAIQNKCHVLVHPQWGTAVYPSVMLSEAPPDIIESVTKAIAPMHGWMQV; from the coding sequence GTGGTGTCTTATCCCCCAGTTTGTATTTCACAGCCTAGCTGTCCTATTCATTTAGTTGGCAAAACAGGACAAGCTGTAGAGATTTCTATTCATACTCCCAGTCCATATATCTGTGCCAATTGCGAACAGATCTTACCAGATTGGAAACAGCAGCAGTTTTTGTGGGTAGTGGTTGTTTTACAGCAATCACAATATTCTCTAGAAGAAATGACCACAGAAACAGAAATAGAAAAGGAAAAGCTGCGGGAAAAATTTATGCGATTTGGTTGCGATTTGGCATTTAATTTGCGCGACCGCGGGTATTTAACAGACTTGATAGATCCCCGGACAGGTTATCCATTACTGTCTCATTCTGGCTTAGTTCCCCACGATGATACAGCAGTAGCCCAAGCCTTACTCAAGTATCCCGCAATTCAAAATAAATGCCATGTTCTTGTGCATCCTCAATGGGGAACTGCTGTTTATCCCAGTGTCATGCTTTCAGAAGCACCTCCAGACATCATTGAATCAGTCACTAAAGCCATAGCACCAATGCACGGTTGGATGCAGGTTTAG